The following are encoded together in the Daucus carota subsp. sativus chromosome 5, DH1 v3.0, whole genome shotgun sequence genome:
- the LOC108223357 gene encoding filament-like plant protein 4, translated as MDRRSWPWKKKSSDKSATEKVIATLESAGAPDLAGSVAKQDNSKKTKYVQLSVESYSHLTGLEDQVKSYEDRVQKYEEQITIYKDRVKEYDDQMTSYDDKVKELEDEVEELNEKLSAANLEMVTKEGLVKQHSKVAEEAVSGWEKAEAEALDLKNHLESVTLLKLTAEERASHLDGALKECMRQIRNLTDEHEQTLHEVVVMKTKECDMIKLELETQLDNLGQELRRSVSDNTAISRSLQERSNMLVKITEEKSQAEAEIEQLKSNVDSCEREINSLKYELHIAAKELEIRNEEKNMSVRSAEIANKQHLEGVKKIAKLEAECQRLRGLVRKKLPGPAALAQMKLEVESMGRDSGESRLRRSPVKPPSSPRSPHMSTFTEFSHDNVQKYQKEIELLTERYLAMEEETKMLKEALAKRNSELQASRSVCAKTVSKVQILEAQLQANNRQGHTSKIDGQIVSENYFSQNACNPPSLTSMSEYGHDDEASCAGSWAMSELPSFNKGKNIESPRKSGNPYRIGLMDDFLEMEKLAHSSKSSNETSPSSDSSTRTFENVNHDLSEATVGLQLKDQPLSESLNISSNGEDLSPCLKLQSKISLIFESASKESDLKELLEHIRNVVQDMDASLHQSSVSSTNTAGDCPALPENSMDIAGKVSSLSQETHKPSEAVHIIDEDMVAAVSQIHEFVLLLEKEFRAVQNSSLEGDELTKILGEFSAAFDEVKNSNISLNEFVISLSRVFSKASYFRFDVLGYKHIDTEGSTSDCIDKVALPENKVVTNSTQRYADGCAHFSDSTSDPDIPHEGAFVPTSEVKSSWTCSLKDLELLKSEKDNTIIDLARCTEDLESTRSRLQETEELLAEVKSQLASAQKVNGLAETQLKCMAESYRSLEKHAEELQIKADFLQAKADSLDSELQVERRNHEDSLARYNDLQEELKRIESFPVNQVDAKSSQETELAAAAQKLAECQETISLLGKHLNSMRPQMESGGSLTKEMILKKDGIFTEDKLTSIMNMQDGNKSESDSFRSNMHRAGSDSDIFNTPLSPSFSEANNLSRSPITSKHYPKHRPTKSGSSSSSNPTSEKHRGISRFFSTKTKIEH; from the exons ATGGACCGACGGAGTTGGCcctggaaaaaaaaatcttcGGATAAATCAGCTACCGAGAAAGTAATTGCTACATTAGAATCTGCCGGTGCTCCAGATCTAGCTGGATCTGTG GCTAAGCAGGATAACAGCAAAAAGACCAAGTATGTCCAATTATCTGTAGAGTCATATTCACATCTAACTGGATTAGAGGATCAAGTGAAGTCATATGAGGATAGAGTACAGAAATATGAGGAGCAGATTACTATATACAAAGATAGAGTAAAGGAATATGACGACCAGATGACTTCTTACGATGATAAAGTGAAAGAATTAGAAGATGAAGTGGAGGAACTGAATGAGAAGCTATCCGCAGCAAATTTAGAGATGGTGACCAAGGAAGGTCTTGTAAAACAGCACAGTAAAGTTGCTGAAGAAGCTGTTTCAG GTTGGGAAAAGGCTGAGGCAgaagctctggatctgaaaaaTCATCTAGAATCGGTTACACTACTAAAGCTAACTGCCGAAGAGAGAGCATCACATTTAGATGGCGCTTTAAAAGAGTGTATGCGACAAATTAGAAATCTGACAGACGAGCACGAGCAGACACTTCATGAAGTTGTTGTTATGAAAACAAAAGAATGTGACATGATAAAGCTTGAGCTTGAAACACAGTTAGATAACTTAGGACAAGAACTTCGTAGATCTGTTTCTGACAACACAGCAATTTCAAGGTCTTTGCAAGAGCGCTCTAACATGCTGGTTAAGATCACTGAAGAAAAATCTCAAGCTGAAGCGGAGATTGAACAATTGAAGAGCAATGTTGACTCTTGTGAAAGGGAAATAAATTCCCTCAAATATGAACTACATATAGCTGCTAAAGAGTTAGAGATTCGTAATGAGGAAAAAAACATGAGTGTCAGATCTGCAGAAATTGCAAACAAACAACATTTAGAAGGGGTAAAGAAGATTGCTAAGCTAGAAGCAGAGTGTCAACGTTTGCGTGGTCTTGTCCGGAAAAAGTTGCCAGGACCAGCTGCGCTGGCTCAAATGAAACTCGAAGTTGAGAGCATGGGCAGGGATTCTGGAGAAAGTCGTTTAAGGAGGTCACCTGTAAAGCCTCCTTCTAGTCCCCGCAGTCCACACATGTCCACTTTCACTGAATTCTCACATGATAATGTACAAAAGTACCAGAAAGAAATTGAGTTACTAACTGAACGCTATTTGGCAATGGAAGAAGAAACAAAAATGCTCAAGGAAGCGTTGGCCAAGCGAAATAGTGAATTACAAGCTTCCAGAAGTGTGTGTGCCAAGACAGTCAGCAAAGTTCAAATTTTGGAAGCACAATTGCAAGCAAATAATCGACAAGGACACACATCAAAAATTGATGGTCAAATTGTGTCTGAAAATTACTTCAGTCAAAATGCATGTAACCCACCCAGTCTAACATCCATGTCAGAATATGgacatgatgatgaagcaagtTGTGCTGGGTCTTGGGCTATGTCTGAGCTCCCCAGTTTTAACAAGGGAAAGAACATCGAAAGTCCAAGAAAAAGTGGAAATCCATATAGGATAGGGCTGATGGACGACTTTCTAGAGATGGAAAAGTTGGCACATTCATCTAAATCTTCAAATGAAactagtccaagttctgattcgAGTACCAGAACATTTGAAAATGTGAATCATGATTTGTCAGAGGCCACTGTGGGTTTACAACTTAAAGATCAGCCACTTTCAGAATCTTTAAATATTAGTTCGAACGGGGAGGATCTGTCGCCATGTTTGAAACTCCAGTCAAAGATCTCACTGATATTTGAGTCCGCGTCGAAAGAATCTGATTTGAAAGAACTTTTGGAACATATCCGAAACGTAGTACAGGACATGGATGCAAGTTTGCATCAGAGTTCAGTGAGCTCTACTAATACTGCAGGTGATTGTCCAGCTTTACCTGAGAACTCCATGGACATTGCTGGTAAAGTATCCTCTTTGTCTCAGGAAACCCACAAACCATCTGAAGCTGTTCATATAATTGATGAAGATATGGTGGCTGCTGTATCTCAAATTCATGAATTTGTATTGCTACTTGAAAAAGAGTTTAGAGCTGTCCAGAACTCATCACTGGAAGGTGACGAGTTAACTAAAATATTGGGGGAATTCTCTGCTGCTTTTGATGAGGTTAAAAACAGCAATATAAGCTTGAACGAATTCGTTATTTCCCTTTCCCGTGTATTCAGCAAAGCCAGTTATTTCCGTTTTGATGTCCTGGGTTACAAACATATCGATACTGAAGGAAGTACTTCTGATTGCATAGACAAAGTTGCTTTACCTGAGAACAAGGTAGTTACAAACTCTACACAGAGGTATGCAGATGGCTGTGCTCATTTTTCTGATTCAACATCTGATCCTGACATTCCCCATGAAGGTGCTTTTGTCCCTACCTCTGAAGTGAAATCCTCATGGACTTGCTCACTGAAGGACTTGGAGTTGCTAAAATCAGAAAAAGACAACACTATAATTGATCTAGCTAGATGTACTGAAGATCTAGAATCCACTCGGTCCCGGTTACAGGAAACAGAAGAACTTCTTGCTGAAGTTAAATCACAACTGGCATCTGCTCAAAAAGTGAATGGTCTAGCCGAGACACAGCTGAAATGTATGGCTGAATCATACAGGTCTCTAGAAAAGCATGCAGAGGAGTTACAAATTAAGGCAGATTTTCTACAGGCTAAAGCAGATAGTTTGGATAGTGAGCTTCAAGTGGAGAGGAGGAATCACGAGGATTCTCTTGCCAGATATAATGATCTTCAAGAAGAATTGAAAAG GATCGAGAGCTTTCCAGTAAATCAAGTTGATGCCAAGAGTAGTCAG GAGACAGAGTTAGCGGCTGCAGCTCAAAAGCTAGCAGAATGTCAAGAAACTATTTCTCTTCTAGGCAAGCACCTGAATTCAATGCGCCCTCAAATGGAATCTGGCGGGTCTCTAACCAAGGAGATGATTCTAAAGAAGGATGGAATCTTCACTGAAGATAAACTAACAAGTATCATGAATATGCAGGATGGTAATAAATCTGAGTCTGATAGTTTTCGTTCAAATATGCATCGAGCTGGTAGTGACTCGGATATATTTAATACACCACTTTCTCCATCCTTTTCTGAAGCAAACAATCTATCAAGATCACCAATCACTTCAAAGCATTATCCCAAGCACAGGCCAACTAAGTCAGGCTCTTCTTCCTCTTCAAACCCAACATCAGAGAAACACAGAGGAATTAGTAGATTCTTTTCTACGAAAACAAAGATTGAGCACTAG
- the LOC135153023 gene encoding protein SMALL AUXIN UP-REGULATED RNA 54-like: MGLKISNSSLRQAVQLKQILKRCSGFGKKSFVEHCTNNGEQLGFPLDVPKGHFVAYVGSNRRRYVVPISLLTRPVFQTLLQEAEEEFGFDYGMGIIIPCPEHVFQSLIK, encoded by the coding sequence ATGGGGTTAAAGATTTCCAACAGCAGTTTACGACAAGCAGTTCAGTTGAAGCAAATTCTGAAGAGGTGCTCAGGTTTTGGAAAGAAAAGCTTTGTGGAACATTGCACTAATAATGGTGAACAACTAGGGTTTCCCCTTGACGTTCCAAAAGGCCACTTTGTAGCGTACGTTGGGAGCAACAGAAGGAGGTACGTTGTTCCtatttcactcttgactcgccCGGTGTTCCAGACACTCCTTCAAGAAGCTGAAGAGGAGTTTGGCTTCGATTACGGCATGGGGATCATCATACCTTGCCCAGAACATGTTTTTCAGTCtctaattaagtaa